In Arthrobacter sp. SLBN-83, one DNA window encodes the following:
- a CDS encoding GntR family transcriptional regulator has protein sequence MTFDEVLADLQAQARTTKHAETGLWVAAQLRSRIEAGLLKPGSKLAEEALREALGVSRNTLREAFTALHAEHIVTRIPNRGVFVAHPTADDIREIYRVRRFLEPAAVLWSGETSIEPLPAIIKAARAAAAEGDIPGMAGANQHFHRAIVDRAGSERLNSLMDQVLAEMRLVFHSMAANPAFHEPYVEDNAHIVELLESGDKAAAADFLATYLDRAEAQLLDAVGR, from the coding sequence ATGACGTTTGACGAGGTACTGGCCGATCTCCAAGCCCAAGCCAGGACCACCAAGCACGCCGAAACGGGCCTCTGGGTGGCCGCCCAGCTGCGCAGCCGCATCGAGGCCGGCCTGCTCAAGCCAGGTTCCAAGCTCGCGGAGGAAGCCCTCCGCGAGGCCCTCGGCGTGTCCCGCAACACCCTGCGCGAGGCGTTCACCGCGCTGCACGCCGAGCACATCGTCACCCGCATCCCCAACCGCGGCGTCTTCGTGGCCCACCCCACCGCGGACGACATCCGCGAGATCTACCGGGTGCGCCGCTTCCTGGAGCCGGCCGCGGTGCTGTGGTCCGGCGAAACCTCCATCGAGCCGCTGCCGGCCATCATCAAAGCCGCCAGGGCCGCCGCCGCGGAAGGAGACATTCCCGGCATGGCCGGCGCCAACCAACACTTCCACCGCGCCATCGTGGACCGCGCCGGCAGCGAACGGCTCAACAGCCTGATGGACCAGGTCCTGGCCGAGATGCGCCTGGTGTTCCACTCCATGGCTGCCAACCCGGCCTTCCACGAGCCCTACGTGGAGGACAACGCGCACATCGTGGAACTCCTGGAGTCGGGGGACAAAGCCGCGGCAGCGGACTTCCTGGCCACCTACCTGGACCGCGCCGAGGCCCAACTGCTGGACGCCGTCGGCCGCTAG
- a CDS encoding prenyltransferase/squalene oxidase repeat-containing protein, producing the protein MTWLDGLRFDPIAPLLSSGHPAVRFWAIRGFLPESAGLPAATAGAPGEELWDLPPVRRILRRQAANGSWTYPGRRPRASTEYDLLETYRQLGFLVEMFGITHPHPALAAAAEYVLAHQTGQGDLRGIYGNQVSPNYTAALIGLLSKAGYSEDPRVERAFSWLEASRQDDGGWALPLRTRGRKLDALDDPHTITGDPAQPFSHLVTGIVLRAYAAHPKHRDSTSAQKAAELLAARFFEPDVYPDKGRAVDWTEFSFPFWMTDLVSALDAISIIRPGFRSEKTDRARHWLAAHQEPSGLFTVHLLRDRFHDLQLWFSLAVSRVFARMRS; encoded by the coding sequence ATGACGTGGCTTGACGGCCTCCGCTTCGACCCGATCGCCCCGTTGCTGTCGAGTGGACACCCCGCCGTGCGCTTCTGGGCCATCCGCGGGTTCCTCCCCGAATCGGCAGGGCTGCCCGCCGCCACAGCCGGTGCACCGGGCGAGGAACTCTGGGACCTGCCGCCCGTGCGCCGGATCCTGCGGCGCCAGGCGGCCAACGGATCGTGGACCTACCCGGGACGACGGCCCCGCGCCAGCACGGAATACGACCTGCTGGAGACCTACCGGCAACTTGGGTTTCTCGTGGAGATGTTCGGGATCACGCACCCGCATCCGGCTCTCGCCGCAGCCGCTGAATACGTGCTCGCACACCAAACCGGCCAAGGTGATCTTCGAGGGATCTATGGCAACCAGGTGTCTCCCAACTACACGGCCGCCCTGATCGGACTGCTCAGCAAAGCGGGGTACAGCGAGGATCCGCGCGTGGAACGGGCGTTCAGCTGGCTTGAGGCCTCGCGGCAGGACGACGGCGGCTGGGCCCTTCCGCTCCGCACCCGGGGCAGGAAACTCGACGCGCTCGACGACCCGCACACCATTACCGGCGACCCTGCTCAGCCGTTTTCGCACCTGGTCACCGGGATCGTGCTCAGGGCGTACGCGGCCCACCCCAAGCACCGCGACAGCACCTCCGCCCAAAAGGCTGCGGAATTGCTGGCGGCCCGCTTCTTCGAGCCGGACGTCTATCCGGACAAGGGCCGTGCCGTCGACTGGACCGAGTTCAGCTTTCCCTTTTGGATGACGGACCTCGTTTCCGCCCTGGACGCCATCAGCATCATCCGTCCCGGCTTCAGGTCAGAAAAAACCGACCGGGCGCGCCACTGGCTGGCCGCGCACCAGGAACCTTCCGGGTTGTTCACCGTCCACCTGCTCCGTGACAGGTTCCACGACCTCCAGCTCTGGTTCAGTCTCGCAGTGAGCCGCGTGTTCGCGCGTATGCGCTCCTGA
- a CDS encoding acetyl/propionyl/methylcrotonyl-CoA carboxylase subunit alpha, whose product MRKVLIANRGEIAVRIARACDDAGLESVAVYADPDADALHVQAATEAYSLAGTRPQETYLDIEKILAIAQKSGADAVHPGYGFLSENASFAQAVTDAGLTWIGPSPETIRLLGDKVSAREVAVRAGAPLAPGSDGPVDSAEEVRAFAEQVGLPVAIKAAFGGGGRGLKVVRNLADIEESFDSAVRESLAAFGRSECYVEKFLDRPRHVEAQVIADTHGNVVVVGTRDCSLQRRHQKLVEEAPAPFLTPEQRAEIHASAKAICREAGYVGAGTVEYLLDGSGFLSFLEVNTRLQVEHPITEETSGVDLVAAQLAIAAGEKLPVLEDPEPRGHAFEFRINAEDPGRGFLPSPGAVTGFEVPTGPGIRLDTGVRAGSVVPGQFDSLLAKLVVTGADRQQALRRARRALREFRIGGLATVLPFHRAVVDAPDFTGTDDLNVYTTWIENEFTTALDADPAFSPAAPEEPRRTIGIEVDGKRMELGLPKALLDSLLDGGGRRAADAQESHAENQTEKNDGDLLATMAGTLVKWLAAPGASVEEGETVLVLEAMKMETAVAAHRAGTLGEQFAAAGDSVGPGQVLATIS is encoded by the coding sequence ATGCGTAAAGTCCTCATTGCCAACCGCGGCGAAATCGCCGTCCGGATTGCCCGGGCCTGCGATGATGCAGGCCTGGAAAGCGTGGCCGTCTACGCAGACCCGGACGCCGACGCGCTCCACGTCCAGGCTGCCACCGAGGCCTACTCGCTGGCAGGAACCAGGCCCCAGGAAACCTACCTGGACATCGAGAAAATCCTCGCAATAGCCCAAAAGAGCGGTGCCGACGCCGTCCACCCCGGCTATGGCTTCCTGTCCGAAAACGCCTCCTTCGCCCAGGCCGTCACGGATGCCGGCCTGACCTGGATCGGCCCCTCCCCGGAGACCATCCGGCTGCTGGGCGACAAGGTCAGCGCCCGCGAGGTGGCAGTCCGCGCCGGAGCCCCGCTGGCCCCCGGCAGTGACGGCCCCGTGGACAGCGCCGAAGAAGTGCGCGCCTTCGCCGAACAGGTGGGCCTGCCCGTGGCCATCAAGGCTGCCTTCGGCGGCGGCGGTCGCGGCCTCAAGGTGGTCCGGAACCTGGCCGACATCGAGGAAAGCTTCGACTCCGCGGTGCGCGAATCCCTGGCCGCCTTTGGCCGCAGCGAATGCTACGTGGAGAAGTTCCTGGACCGGCCCCGCCATGTGGAGGCCCAGGTCATCGCGGACACGCACGGCAATGTGGTGGTGGTGGGCACCCGTGACTGCTCGCTGCAGCGCCGCCACCAGAAACTCGTGGAGGAGGCCCCCGCACCCTTCCTCACCCCCGAACAGCGGGCCGAAATCCACGCCTCCGCCAAGGCCATCTGCCGCGAGGCCGGCTACGTCGGCGCGGGCACGGTGGAGTACCTGCTCGACGGCAGCGGCTTCCTGAGCTTCCTGGAGGTCAACACCCGTCTGCAGGTGGAGCACCCCATCACCGAGGAGACCTCGGGCGTGGACCTGGTGGCCGCCCAGTTGGCCATTGCGGCGGGGGAGAAGCTTCCCGTCCTGGAGGATCCGGAACCGCGCGGCCACGCGTTTGAGTTCCGGATCAACGCTGAGGATCCGGGCCGCGGCTTCCTGCCGTCCCCGGGCGCGGTCACCGGGTTTGAGGTGCCCACCGGCCCCGGAATCCGCCTGGACACCGGGGTCCGCGCCGGCTCCGTGGTCCCCGGCCAGTTCGATTCCCTGCTGGCCAAGCTGGTGGTCACCGGCGCCGACCGGCAGCAGGCCCTCCGCCGAGCCCGCCGCGCCCTGCGCGAGTTCCGGATCGGCGGCCTGGCGACCGTGCTGCCCTTCCACCGCGCGGTGGTTGACGCCCCGGACTTCACCGGCACGGATGACCTGAACGTCTACACCACCTGGATCGAAAACGAGTTCACCACCGCCCTCGACGCGGATCCTGCGTTCAGCCCGGCCGCTCCGGAGGAGCCGCGCCGGACCATCGGCATCGAGGTGGACGGCAAACGGATGGAGCTTGGGCTCCCCAAGGCGCTGCTGGACTCCCTGCTCGACGGCGGCGGCCGGCGGGCTGCGGACGCTCAGGAGAGCCACGCTGAGAACCAGACAGAGAAGAACGACGGCGACCTGCTGGCAACCATGGCCGGCACCTTGGTCAAGTGGCTGGCTGCGCCCGGGGCCAGCGTTGAGGAAGGCGAGACGGTGCTGGTGCTCGAAGCCATGAAGATGGAGACCGCCGTCGCCGCCCACCGTGCCGGCACGCTGGGAGAGCAGTTCGCTGCTGCGGGAGACTCCGTGGGGCCCGGCCAGGTGCTCGCCACTATTTCCTGA
- a CDS encoding 5-oxoprolinase/urea amidolyase family protein produces the protein MTATQQQSDNKSVHAEVTGIRPAGDRAILVELSSLDAVLSLQAQLTAHPQPGQIDVIAAAATVLVTADSPQAVRGLAAHVRSLDLDAPAEIESALVTIDVVYDGEDLDEVASLTGLGREAVVAAHTGQLWTAAFAGFAPGFAYLTGENPSLEVPRRRSPRTAVPAGAVALGGAFSAVYPRQSPGGWQLIGRTDAVMWDLGRENPALIRPGDTVRFKGVRAQATVTVPQQAESRRPEELQPADDLSTAAPGAGLIVRKPGLQATVQDLGRPGFASLGVSSAGAMDRGALRRANRLVGNTEGEAGIELLFGGLELEALTDQVLAVTGAEVPLEIAPGSKAQSATAARHPACDAPFALLAGEKLTIGNATRGLRSYLGVRGGIGGPEALGSRSTDTMSGVGPEPLQAGTVLPVHVPKSGSVVGHPELSPLPDQDNATVLRVVPGPRQDWFSNDTLQDFLNQEWTVTPQSNRIGLRLNGQALTRSRDGELSSEGTVRGAVQVPPEGQPVLFLSDHPVTGGYPVIAVVVHADLDKAAQLPPGTSVRFAAAAPPAELPDTLKESSHA, from the coding sequence ATGACCGCCACGCAGCAGCAGTCGGACAATAAGTCCGTCCATGCGGAAGTGACCGGCATCCGCCCGGCCGGGGACCGTGCCATCCTGGTTGAGCTCTCATCCCTGGACGCCGTGCTCAGCCTCCAGGCCCAGCTCACTGCCCACCCGCAGCCGGGCCAGATCGACGTCATCGCTGCCGCGGCCACCGTCCTGGTGACCGCGGATTCGCCCCAGGCTGTCCGGGGACTGGCCGCGCACGTGCGCAGCCTTGACCTCGACGCGCCTGCTGAGATCGAGAGCGCGCTGGTCACCATTGACGTGGTGTACGACGGCGAGGACCTGGACGAGGTGGCGTCGCTCACCGGCCTGGGCCGGGAGGCGGTGGTGGCCGCCCACACGGGCCAGCTTTGGACTGCTGCCTTTGCCGGCTTTGCGCCAGGTTTCGCCTACCTCACCGGTGAAAATCCCAGCTTGGAGGTTCCCCGCCGCCGGTCACCGCGAACCGCTGTGCCCGCGGGCGCCGTCGCGCTTGGAGGCGCCTTCTCGGCGGTTTACCCACGGCAGTCGCCGGGCGGCTGGCAGCTGATCGGCCGCACCGATGCCGTGATGTGGGACCTCGGCCGGGAGAACCCCGCCCTGATCCGTCCCGGGGATACCGTCAGGTTCAAGGGCGTCCGGGCGCAGGCGACGGTGACAGTACCTCAGCAGGCAGAATCCAGGCGACCGGAAGAACTCCAGCCGGCAGATGATCTGTCAACGGCCGCACCCGGCGCGGGCCTTATCGTCCGCAAGCCTGGGCTTCAGGCCACTGTCCAGGACCTGGGCCGCCCCGGCTTCGCGTCCTTGGGCGTCAGCAGCGCCGGTGCCATGGACCGCGGGGCACTGCGCCGCGCCAACCGCCTGGTGGGCAACACCGAAGGCGAAGCGGGGATCGAACTCCTCTTCGGCGGACTCGAGCTGGAAGCCCTCACCGACCAGGTCCTCGCAGTGACCGGAGCAGAGGTCCCGCTGGAGATCGCGCCCGGCAGTAAAGCACAGAGCGCGACGGCGGCGCGGCACCCCGCGTGCGACGCCCCCTTCGCGCTGCTGGCCGGGGAGAAGCTCACAATCGGCAACGCCACCAGGGGCCTCCGTTCCTACCTGGGCGTCCGTGGCGGAATCGGCGGCCCCGAAGCCCTGGGCAGCCGGTCCACGGACACCATGTCAGGAGTTGGCCCCGAACCGCTTCAGGCCGGCACCGTCCTGCCCGTCCACGTCCCGAAGTCCGGCAGCGTGGTGGGCCACCCTGAGCTGTCTCCCCTCCCGGACCAGGACAACGCCACCGTACTGCGCGTGGTCCCCGGACCGCGGCAGGACTGGTTCAGCAACGACACCCTGCAGGACTTCCTGAACCAGGAGTGGACCGTCACGCCCCAGTCCAACCGGATCGGCCTGCGCCTCAACGGCCAGGCGCTGACCCGCAGCCGGGACGGCGAACTGTCCAGCGAAGGAACCGTCCGCGGCGCCGTCCAGGTGCCGCCCGAAGGCCAGCCCGTCCTCTTCCTCTCCGACCACCCGGTGACCGGCGGGTACCCGGTGATTGCCGTCGTCGTCCACGCGGACCTGGACAAGGCCGCCCAACTTCCCCCTGGCACCTCCGTGCGGTTCGCCGCTGCAGCGCCTCCGGCAGAACTGCCCGACACACTTAAGGAAAGCTCCCATGCGTAA
- a CDS encoding LamB/YcsF family protein yields the protein MPSIDLNSDVGESFGNWSFGDDAAIFESVSSANVACGFHAGDPVGIMATCQAAVKAGVTVGAHPGYRDLAGFGRRYVDMTPAELTADVVYQIGAVQAVALAAGTAVRYVKPHGALYNTIVNHPQQAGAVVAAILAVDPTLPLMVLPNSEIQRQADAAGLRTVAEAFADRAYNPDGTLVSRREAGSVLHEVDDVVEHVLRLAGDGVVRATDGSLVPVKAESICLHGDTPGAVAMAAAVRSALENAGIQIQSFA from the coding sequence ATGCCCAGCATCGACCTGAACAGCGACGTCGGCGAGTCCTTTGGGAACTGGTCCTTCGGCGATGACGCCGCAATTTTTGAGAGTGTTTCCAGTGCCAACGTAGCGTGCGGCTTCCACGCAGGCGACCCCGTGGGGATTATGGCCACGTGCCAGGCAGCCGTGAAGGCCGGCGTCACCGTGGGCGCCCACCCCGGCTACCGGGACCTGGCAGGGTTCGGCCGCCGCTATGTGGACATGACCCCCGCCGAACTGACGGCAGACGTCGTCTACCAGATCGGCGCCGTCCAGGCCGTGGCCCTCGCCGCCGGAACCGCCGTCCGCTACGTCAAGCCCCACGGCGCCCTGTACAACACCATCGTGAACCACCCGCAGCAGGCAGGCGCCGTGGTGGCCGCAATCCTGGCCGTGGACCCCACCCTTCCCCTCATGGTCCTTCCCAACTCCGAAATCCAGCGCCAGGCCGACGCCGCCGGACTGCGGACCGTTGCCGAGGCCTTCGCTGACCGCGCCTACAACCCCGACGGCACGCTGGTCTCCCGCCGTGAAGCCGGCTCCGTGCTGCACGAGGTGGATGACGTCGTCGAACACGTCCTGCGCCTGGCCGGCGACGGCGTGGTCCGCGCCACCGACGGATCCCTGGTCCCCGTCAAGGCGGAAAGCATCTGCCTGCACGGTGACACCCCCGGCGCCGTGGCCATGGCTGCCGCCGTCCGCTCCGCGCTGGAGAACGCCGGCATCCAGATCCAGAGCTTCGCGTAG
- a CDS encoding PASTA domain-containing protein, whose translation MKESTVPAVGRLKKTLALAVLAGLMLTGCGGKQAATQPTATATATAVSQTTETVVVPAVVNLTLDKAKDQLEKLGFKVEAVDSAKGKSIIVKSNWQVVSQDPANGAQAEKGSTVRLGVRNLDDVAAEKAAAEKAAADKAAAEQAAAAKAAADKAAADKAVADKAAADQAAADQAAADKAAADQAAAAKAAADQAARNAAQPPAATVPNSGGAIICSDGYVWPSTTRQGACSRHGGIAK comes from the coding sequence GTGAAAGAAAGTACAGTTCCTGCAGTTGGCAGGTTGAAGAAGACGCTGGCCCTGGCCGTGTTGGCCGGCCTCATGCTGACCGGTTGCGGCGGCAAGCAGGCAGCCACGCAGCCGACAGCAACGGCAACCGCAACGGCTGTTTCGCAAACAACGGAGACAGTCGTGGTCCCGGCCGTTGTGAACCTAACCCTGGACAAGGCCAAGGACCAGTTGGAAAAGCTGGGTTTCAAGGTTGAGGCCGTGGACAGCGCCAAGGGCAAGTCGATCATCGTCAAGAGCAATTGGCAGGTGGTCTCCCAGGACCCGGCCAACGGTGCACAGGCGGAGAAGGGATCCACGGTGCGTCTCGGCGTCAGGAACCTCGACGACGTTGCAGCGGAGAAGGCCGCCGCCGAAAAAGCAGCGGCTGATAAGGCTGCTGCAGAACAGGCCGCAGCCGCGAAGGCTGCAGCTGACAAGGCAGCTGCAGACAAGGCTGTTGCAGACAAGGCTGCGGCCGATCAGGCTGCGGCCGATCAGGCTGCCGCTGACAAGGCTGCGGCCGACCAGGCCGCGGCTGCAAAAGCTGCAGCGGATCAGGCGGCGCGGAATGCTGCGCAACCCCCCGCTGCCACTGTGCCCAACAGCGGGGGCGCGATTATTTGCAGTGACGGCTATGTCTGGCCTAGCACGACAAGGCAGGGCGCCTGCAGCAGGCATGGCGGCATCGCGAAGTAA
- a CDS encoding GmrSD restriction endonuclease domain-containing protein, producing MTVLLMLLGAASGGFGGALVVLAISLALTGLYVLLTGRRSWAWLPANRKAGAVAVVASLALFIGGAVALPRVASADLKAASSESTAKATPTTASPTAKPKVSPSSTPTPTAQETGEPLDPENPYVLAAGVTATAPNAQPAYATKALDLLATLPIKGRAPKTGYDRARFGQAWADVDRNGCDTRNDILKRDLTGITYTNSVPCKVQSGTLADPYTGTTISFVRGSGTSTAVQIDHVVALSDAWQKGAQQLTPEQRTAFANDPLNLQATDGPTNIKKGDGDAATWLPPNKAFRCEYVARQISVKATYSLWVTQAEHDAMAGILGDCAGQLAPTNQQAPAPAPAAAEPAPAAVAPAPAPVAPAPAPAPGVVAPVPAPAPVAPAPAAPAPAPAAGGGATALCVDGTLSYSATHQGTCSHHKGVAVWYK from the coding sequence ATGACCGTCCTGCTTATGCTCCTTGGTGCAGCAAGCGGCGGATTCGGCGGTGCCCTGGTCGTCCTGGCCATTTCACTTGCCCTCACCGGACTGTACGTCCTCCTGACGGGACGGCGCTCCTGGGCTTGGCTTCCTGCGAACCGGAAGGCCGGCGCCGTCGCTGTCGTTGCGTCGCTGGCCCTTTTCATTGGTGGTGCTGTCGCCCTGCCGCGTGTTGCAAGCGCGGACCTCAAGGCGGCCTCCTCGGAGAGCACTGCCAAGGCAACGCCCACGACGGCGAGCCCCACAGCAAAACCCAAGGTGTCGCCGTCGTCCACGCCAACTCCCACTGCGCAGGAAACCGGGGAACCGCTGGATCCGGAGAACCCGTACGTTCTTGCCGCCGGCGTCACTGCCACTGCGCCGAACGCGCAGCCTGCCTACGCCACCAAGGCGCTGGACCTGCTGGCAACCCTCCCCATCAAGGGCCGGGCGCCAAAGACGGGGTACGACAGGGCGCGGTTCGGCCAGGCGTGGGCGGACGTGGACCGGAACGGCTGCGATACCCGCAACGACATCCTCAAGCGCGACCTCACCGGCATCACCTACACGAACAGTGTGCCGTGCAAGGTGCAGTCGGGCACTCTCGCGGATCCTTACACGGGTACCACCATCAGCTTTGTGCGGGGCTCCGGCACCAGCACTGCTGTGCAGATTGATCATGTGGTGGCGCTCAGCGATGCGTGGCAGAAGGGCGCGCAGCAGCTCACCCCGGAACAGCGGACGGCGTTTGCGAATGACCCGCTGAACCTGCAGGCCACCGATGGGCCCACCAATATCAAGAAGGGCGACGGCGACGCGGCCACCTGGTTGCCGCCGAACAAGGCCTTCCGGTGCGAGTACGTCGCGCGCCAGATCTCCGTGAAGGCGACGTACTCGCTGTGGGTCACGCAGGCCGAACACGACGCAATGGCCGGGATCCTGGGCGACTGCGCAGGGCAGTTGGCCCCCACAAACCAGCAGGCTCCGGCTCCTGCGCCTGCCGCGGCTGAACCGGCACCAGCAGCAGTTGCTCCTGCTCCTGCTCCCGTTGCCCCGGCTCCGGCTCCGGCGCCGGGGGTCGTTGCTCCTGTCCCGGCCCCGGCGCCGGTTGCCCCCGCACCTGCTGCACCCGCTCCCGCACCTGCCGCTGGAGGAGGGGCTACGGCACTGTGTGTGGACGGCACGTTGTCCTATTCGGCTACACACCAAGGCACATGCTCACACCATAAGGGCGTAGCTGTCTGGTACAAGTGA